One genomic window of Deltaproteobacteria bacterium includes the following:
- a CDS encoding polymer-forming cytoskeletal protein has translation MALFGRDREQEQRGRRPAAVAAPAPETPAPQEVKMFEREKTQPQETPGTSAFLGKGSRVNGKLAFEGAVRIEGQVEGEINSEDTLTIGESALLKAKINGASVVVHGQVTGDIAARSLLELHATAKVVGNISSPRLVVHEGAIFEGQCAMGGPQATAGKKKKPDFSALLGGQAGEDVPPALQPDSTR, from the coding sequence ATGGCGCTTTTCGGGCGGGATCGTGAGCAGGAGCAGCGGGGCAGGCGCCCCGCGGCCGTCGCGGCACCGGCGCCCGAGACTCCGGCGCCCCAGGAGGTGAAGATGTTCGAACGGGAGAAGACCCAGCCCCAGGAGACGCCGGGGACGAGCGCGTTCCTCGGCAAGGGGAGCCGGGTGAACGGGAAGCTCGCCTTCGAGGGCGCGGTGCGCATCGAGGGCCAGGTGGAGGGCGAGATCAACTCCGAGGACACCCTCACCATCGGCGAGAGCGCCCTGCTGAAGGCGAAGATCAACGGCGCCTCGGTGGTCGTGCACGGGCAGGTCACGGGCGACATCGCGGCGCGCTCGCTGCTCGAGCTGCACGCCACGGCCAAAGTGGTCGGCAACATCTCGAGCCCGCGGCTCGTGGTGCACGAGGGCGCGATCTTCGAGGGACAGTGCGCGATGGGCGGCCCCCAGGCCACCGCGGGCAAGAAGAAGAAGCCGGACTTCTCGGCGCTGCTCGGCGGGCAGGCCGGCGAAGACGTGCCGCCGGCGCTGCAGCCCGACTCGACGCGGTAG
- the msrA gene encoding peptide-methionine (S)-S-oxide reductase MsrA produces the protein MENATFAAGCFWGVEAAFQHVPGVLSTAVGYSGGHLPNPTYHDVCSGRTGHAECVRVEYDPARVSYEQLLDVFWENHDPTQLNRQGPDVGAQYRSAIFFHSPEQEAAARASKARLEQSGRHRRPIVTEITPASEFYRAEDYHQRYLEKRGMAHCRIG, from the coding sequence ATGGAGAATGCCACCTTCGCCGCCGGCTGCTTCTGGGGTGTCGAGGCCGCCTTCCAGCACGTGCCCGGCGTGCTCTCGACCGCCGTCGGCTACTCGGGCGGCCACCTCCCGAACCCGACCTACCACGACGTCTGCTCCGGCCGCACCGGCCACGCCGAGTGCGTGCGGGTGGAGTACGACCCGGCGCGCGTCTCCTACGAGCAGCTCCTCGACGTGTTCTGGGAGAACCACGACCCGACGCAGCTGAACCGCCAGGGCCCGGACGTCGGCGCGCAGTACCGCTCGGCGATCTTCTTCCACAGCCCGGAGCAGGAGGCGGCGGCGCGCGCCTCGAAGGCGCGCCTGGAGCAGTCGGGGCGCCATCGCCGGCCGATCGTCACCGAGATCACGCCCGCGTCGGAGTTCTACCGCGCCGAGGACTACCACCAGCGCTACCTGGAGAAGCGCGGGATGGCGCACTGCCGCATCGGGTGA
- a CDS encoding ferritin-like domain-containing protein, which produces MEETMPADPAYRAADPDDFAAMIEPGRYARRSSDFEEIIARTEEHFWNPEDADYVDFATPFATDEETIVPTWFVLESNTAVWDRLDEGQRIKLTNESARWSLSNILHGEQGALSLSASLCDIFLDPGAQEYAANQAREEARHVHAFTKYVDARFGGAVLPVGDTVGRLLGELVATPVVYRKIIGMQMLVEGVAMGAFTTLYKIAQDPLLRRVCQLVMTDEAFHHKFGKIWAHATIPQLEGAERDAVEDWALECFNTLLFNLVNPEQKRLIYPQFGLDWQWVRDAVLEARTDAHRRALMQRSSNVFRTLIKTLLKAGIVTERTRAAYAVWVDLDELAAEGDRMVGDEVAEEGIRSLKAINAGKRKVVRRLGA; this is translated from the coding sequence ATGGAGGAGACGATGCCCGCCGATCCCGCCTACCGCGCCGCCGACCCCGACGACTTCGCGGCCATGATCGAGCCCGGCCGCTACGCGCGCCGGTCCTCGGACTTCGAGGAGATCATCGCGCGCACCGAGGAACACTTCTGGAACCCGGAGGACGCGGACTACGTCGATTTCGCGACCCCGTTTGCCACCGACGAGGAGACGATCGTCCCCACCTGGTTCGTCCTCGAGAGCAACACCGCGGTCTGGGACCGCCTGGACGAGGGCCAGCGCATCAAGCTCACCAACGAGAGCGCGCGCTGGAGCCTCTCGAACATCCTGCACGGCGAGCAGGGCGCGCTCAGCCTCTCGGCGAGCCTGTGCGACATCTTCCTTGACCCGGGCGCGCAGGAGTACGCCGCCAACCAGGCACGCGAGGAGGCGCGCCACGTGCACGCCTTCACGAAGTACGTGGACGCGCGCTTCGGGGGCGCCGTCCTCCCGGTCGGCGACACCGTGGGGCGGCTCCTCGGCGAGCTGGTCGCCACGCCCGTCGTCTACAGGAAGATCATCGGCATGCAGATGCTCGTGGAGGGTGTGGCGATGGGCGCCTTCACGACCCTCTACAAGATCGCCCAAGACCCGCTGCTCCGCCGCGTCTGTCAGCTGGTCATGACCGACGAGGCCTTCCACCACAAGTTCGGCAAGATCTGGGCCCACGCCACCATCCCGCAGCTCGAGGGGGCCGAGCGGGACGCGGTCGAGGACTGGGCGCTCGAGTGCTTCAACACGCTCCTCTTCAACCTGGTGAACCCCGAGCAGAAGCGGCTCATCTACCCGCAGTTCGGGCTCGACTGGCAATGGGTGCGCGACGCCGTCCTGGAGGCGCGCACGGACGCCCACCGGCGCGCCCTGATGCAGCGCTCGAGCAACGTCTTCCGCACGCTCATCAAGACGCTGCTCAAGGCGGGCATCGTCACGGAGCGGACGCGCGCGGCGTACGCCGTGTGGGTCGACCTCGACGAGCTCGCCGCGGAGGGCGACCGGATGGTCGGCGACGAGGTGGCGGAGGAGGGGATCAGGTCGCTCAAGGCGATCAACGCGGGGAAGCGGAAGGTCGTGCGCCGGCTCGGGGCGTGA
- a CDS encoding class I SAM-dependent methyltransferase, translating to MADLDLTAINHIGSRVTGGHERMTEVVDPREASPRPAPPSTARQSVDRYFRSIAPHGRDVDAADGLGGAIQRLRRSVALELIDDLHVPRGARVLEIGCGAGSVTAELATRGLVVDTVDTVDTLLAWTRSRVREADVRNRVTASGDDVHRLDFHSRVFSLVVALGVLPWLHSPGIALAEIGRVLDRGGHLVISSENRLRLINLLDPRLAPLFSLSRKALRCVLAALGLRTASAPSVRPRLYSRRQLDGLLAAAGLRRIKSLTLGFGPFSLEGYTLLSDATGAKLHQALQWLADRGMPGLRATGAQHLVVAQRVK from the coding sequence ATGGCCGACCTCGACCTGACTGCGATTAACCACATCGGATCCCGAGTCACCGGAGGGCACGAGCGAATGACGGAGGTTGTCGACCCGCGGGAAGCGTCGCCGAGGCCAGCGCCGCCGTCGACGGCCCGGCAATCGGTCGACCGGTACTTCCGGTCCATCGCTCCCCATGGGCGGGACGTAGACGCGGCCGACGGCCTGGGCGGAGCCATCCAGCGGCTTCGCCGGTCCGTGGCGTTGGAGCTCATCGACGATCTTCACGTGCCACGGGGCGCTCGCGTGCTGGAAATTGGTTGTGGCGCGGGGTCCGTCACCGCCGAGCTCGCCACCCGCGGCCTGGTCGTCGACACGGTCGACACCGTGGACACGCTGCTTGCGTGGACGCGCTCGCGGGTGCGTGAGGCCGACGTCCGGAACCGGGTCACTGCCAGCGGTGACGATGTTCACCGGCTTGATTTTCACAGCCGCGTCTTTTCTCTCGTCGTCGCGCTGGGGGTGCTGCCGTGGCTCCACTCGCCCGGGATCGCCCTCGCGGAGATCGGTCGCGTTCTCGATCGAGGCGGACACCTCGTGATCTCGTCGGAGAATCGCCTGCGGCTGATCAACTTGCTCGACCCCCGGCTCGCGCCGCTATTCTCGTTGTCGCGCAAGGCGCTCAGGTGCGTGCTTGCGGCGCTCGGCCTGAGGACGGCTTCGGCGCCGTCCGTTCGCCCGCGGCTGTATTCTCGGCGGCAGCTGGACGGGCTTCTGGCTGCTGCGGGATTGCGCAGGATCAAGAGCTTGACGCTGGGGTTCGGACCCTTCTCGCTCGAGGGCTACACGTTGCTGTCAGACGCCACCGGCGCGAAGCTGCACCAGGCTCTGCAGTGGTTGGCGGACAGAGGCATGCCCGGGTTGCGAGCCACCGGGGCGCAGCATCTCGTCGTCGCGCAGAGGGTGAAATGA
- a CDS encoding TfoX/Sxy family protein encodes MSNPPRPRIARPRARRDCLDPAGEGRLRATAMAWRKSPPELIATFERVVPAGGAERRLMFGYPAAFVNGNMFAGLVEDRVVLRLDEAGIADAKRDGATDFEPMPGRRMTGWVAVAGTLTADEPGLRGWVARAFRHTAALPAKAGRKARGSRPRPRRAQRGRRAK; translated from the coding sequence ATGAGCAATCCTCCGCGCCCGAGGATAGCGCGGCCACGCGCTCGTCGCGACTGTCTTGACCCGGCGGGGGAGGGGCGGCTACGAGCGACGGCGATGGCCTGGAGAAAGTCGCCGCCCGAGCTGATCGCCACCTTCGAGCGAGTCGTGCCCGCCGGAGGCGCCGAGCGCCGGCTCATGTTCGGCTACCCGGCCGCGTTCGTGAACGGCAACATGTTTGCCGGCCTGGTCGAGGATCGCGTCGTGCTGCGGCTCGACGAGGCGGGCATCGCCGACGCGAAGCGGGACGGCGCGACCGACTTCGAGCCGATGCCCGGACGCCGCATGACCGGCTGGGTCGCCGTGGCGGGCACGCTCACGGCCGACGAGCCGGGGCTCCGCGGCTGGGTCGCGCGCGCGTTCCGGCACACCGCGGCGCTGCCGGCGAAGGCGGGGCGGAAGGCGAGGGGCAGCCGTCCGCGCCCGCGCCGAGCGCAGCGTGGTCGGCGAGCGAAGTGA
- a CDS encoding LLM class F420-dependent oxidoreductase codes for MGTHPIRFGIQTGQQSLAWAELLALWQKADAWGYDSLWNFDHFYPIFVDPEGPCLESWTTLAALAQATRRARIGTMVSGNTYRHPCVTAKMAATLDHVSGGRLNLGLGAGWFEREHRDFGIDFKTVRGRLEALEEALQIIRGMLTEPRTTLRGKHYTVTDAIGVPKPVQRPHPPFMIGGTGKKVLLRIVARYADMWNAGASPDEMRALIEVIARHGERVGRDPAKIEKTVLLPLCYRAAPEREQFVCQVMASMRRTTPEQARGQTMIGQKQECLDTVERYARAGVTHFIFMLFMPFFEDEIQAFAEEVIPAFRGA; via the coding sequence ATGGGCACCCATCCGATCCGCTTCGGCATCCAGACCGGGCAGCAGAGCCTCGCGTGGGCCGAGCTCCTCGCCCTGTGGCAGAAGGCCGACGCCTGGGGCTACGACTCGCTCTGGAACTTCGACCACTTCTACCCGATCTTCGTCGACCCCGAGGGCCCATGCCTCGAGAGCTGGACGACGCTCGCGGCGCTCGCGCAGGCGACCCGCCGGGCGCGCATCGGCACGATGGTGAGCGGCAACACCTACCGCCATCCGTGCGTCACCGCCAAGATGGCGGCAACCCTGGACCACGTGAGCGGGGGGCGCCTGAACCTCGGCCTCGGCGCGGGGTGGTTCGAGCGCGAGCACCGCGACTTCGGCATCGACTTCAAGACCGTGCGCGGCCGTCTCGAAGCCCTCGAGGAGGCGCTCCAGATCATCCGCGGCATGCTGACCGAGCCGCGCACCACGCTCCGCGGCAAGCACTACACGGTGACGGACGCCATCGGCGTCCCCAAGCCCGTCCAGCGGCCCCACCCGCCCTTCATGATCGGTGGCACGGGGAAGAAAGTCCTCCTCCGAATCGTCGCCCGGTACGCCGACATGTGGAACGCCGGCGCGAGCCCCGACGAGATGCGGGCGCTGATCGAGGTGATCGCGCGCCACGGCGAGCGCGTCGGCCGCGACCCGGCGAAGATCGAGAAGACCGTCCTCCTCCCCCTCTGCTACCGGGCCGCCCCGGAGCGGGAGCAGTTCGTGTGCCAGGTGATGGCGTCCATGCGGCGGACGACGCCGGAGCAGGCGCGCGGCCAGACCATGATTGGCCAGAAACAGGAGTGTCTGGACACGGTCGAGCGCTATGCACGAGCCGGCGTCACGCACTTCATCTTCATGCTCTTCATGCCCTTCTTCGAGGACGAGATCCAGGCCTTCGCCGAGGAGGTGATCCCGGCCTTTCGCGGGGCCTGA